GAAAAAATCTGCCTGATTTTAAACCAAGCCTGTTTGAATTGTATCAGAATAAAAGTGAAGCTGGGTAAATGTTCTTCATGAATGTAATcatgaataattaatgaagTCGCCTCTGATTCAGGAAGGTGaaggtttgtgtttgctgccatACGTGGACCCGTCCACACAGTGTCTGACGTCACTGTTCCTCCTTTACAGCACTGATGCAGTATTTATTATGGAGAAGCCGTTCAGATGTACTCGTCCTGTTTGCTCCATTCAAGTGTTCAGTGGTTTCAGAGCTTCAGAGAGAAAGTCTTCAAACTGAATGTCTGATCACAGTTATGTTTCAAATGTATTTTGGAAAACTGGAGTATCAAAACTGAAGTATCAAACATCACGCGCGAGTGTAGACATGGAGGTTACTGCTGTAGCAGCCCAGTGGGACTCAGGTTCAATCCAGGCTCAAAGTACACGCACAAAAATccactgaattaaaaaaacCTACAataagacagagaaaaagaataaaacaaaaagatgtTCAATACTAAACCACTGTTATTTAGTCTACATTTAACATCTGACAcaaaatataatgaaataaatacaaatagaaAATCTGAACTCCACATTGAGTAATGTTGGATGTTCCCAGGGTTCCCCGGTCCAGATCATGTGACCTGGTTCTGATCGCCTCCTACAGGTCTTCAGGGTGTAACTGAGCCTGACTCTGATCCACAGCGGCTCTGTGGTGTTTAGACCGAACTGAATGGGGCTGCTTTCATTAACAGTTTTATGTGAGGTCTCGACTTTTGTTGTAAAACTCATTTAAAGTGAAGTGAAACTAATGCACTGCTGGACTGAACACTGTGTGACTGCGAGACCGGAAAATGTTCATTATCAGTAGATCCATGTGTGTTCACCATGTGGTTAGTTACATGTCCAACCTGTCCCGCACTAATTAACTAAACCTGCATGTTCTGGTCAAGACCACACCAAGAGCAGTGGGCTATAGATGTATGTGAACATGTCGCTGTAGCCAGGTGGGGTCTGTCTGACAGTGATGGTGCTCAGTCTATTTTACTAGTGAAGCTGTTACATAAACTTTCACATCAGAGACAAGGACCCCTGCCGCCTTCTGAATGTGTGCGCTGTGGGAAATGCAATAAATACAGCATAACAATTAGCACTTAGCCATAAAGATGGAAACCACAGATGTCTGTAGAACCACAGACTCTTTACTGGCAGTGACTCCATTCAGCTGAACTGTGCTGTTGAGTCCGGGTTCCAGGTTTAAAACCTGGACTGACTGTGAGTGGTTGTTTGTTTATGGGCCCATTGATGGACTCAGCGACTGTTACAAGGGTAAACGCTGCAGATGACAGATGGATGGTGTTCAGGGAGGATTTAATGCTGTCACCAAAACTGTGATCTCCGCTGGTCACTCCTTATGAGGTAAAGTGAAATAACCAGATGCTCAGAGAGAAGCTTTACGGACACAGGGCGACGGGCTCCACATGCGTCAACCTGGTCCTCACTAACTGGGCGAACACAAGACCCTGCTACTGGTGGTCTGACGGGAAATGAATTAACCATCAGACCTAAGCAGTTCATGTTGCTAATAACAGAAAAGTAAatgttcaggtgtgtgtgattgatCAATAAATGTGGAGCTGAATCACTAATTGGTCCCTTATAATCTATAGTAACAGCATCTACTGCTCAGACAGTCTACCACGGGACATTAAAACCTGAGTAATATTAAATCAGGGTTCCAGCACTAAACAGGagcacatcacatcacatgcaTCTGTATGATGCTGCTGTTACTGCAGGTCCAGGTCAGTCTGCTGGgttaaacacatacagtatcacacggAGCCAGTGATGAACGTTTGATCATATTTCATGTCGACTCAGAGGATAAACAGCCTCTCAGCTGAGTAAGTGTCACAGTAAGTCATAGGAGGAGCGTTTCTTTATCGACTGCTCAGACTGGAGGAAGCCTAAGATGCTGCATGACGCCACAAACTAAAAGTTTCCCGTCAGAGAGTGTTGCTACAAAATTTCGAGTTCCAggacttttgtgtttgtgtggttctgtgtgctgAAGTAAGACACACCTCCTGCCATTTACTGTAACTACCCAGCTTTCAGACCAGACCGTGTTGTGTTAATTATGTCCAGCCTGACAACGTGTGAAGGCCTAAGATGGAGACGCTGTTGACGACCACAGCTCCGGGCTCTGCAGACGCAGATGAACAGCCATGGTGTCAGTTCGCTGCCTGAGCTTGATTTGTGCCTGATTTACAGCCGGCTGCTGTTGCCACGGTTACTGCCGTCAGGGTCAGTGATCACAGAGAAGGAGTAGTGCTGCAGCAGCCCTGGGGAAATAAGGAAAGGTACCGATCATGGGGTCATTTGTCAGGTTATTGATCGTGGACTTGAAGGGATTAATTAGGTTGAAAGTTATAAATGTTAAACTAAAAGGAACCAAACTTTGCTCCACGTGTAACTCTACAGTACATGATGCTCTAGACGAGAGAAGAGCGTCTACAGACTAATGGCTGCCTCCATCATCTCAACTAATAGACATGTTATGGTTTGATCTATCACTATATTAATGGCTTCTATGGCCGTTGTCAGTAATTAgtactgaaataaatgaaccaCCGCAGGGAGAATTAAACTAGGAAAAAAACTGACCTCATACTGTTACTGAACAAACTTGATTTACATTTTAGTAATAAAATAAGCAACTACCAGTGAGCGACTACCAGTCAGTATTAACCAGTCAGCAACTACCAGTCAGTGACCACCAGTCAGTAATTACCAGTCAGTGACTACCAGTGAGCGACTACCAGTCAGTATTTACCAGTCAGCGACAACCAGTCAGTGACCACCAGTCAGTTATTACCAGTCAGCATCTACCAGTCAGTTATTACCAGTCAGCATCTACCAGTCAGTGACCACCAGTCAGTTATTACCAGTCAGCATCTACCAGTCAGTGACTACCAGTCAGCAACTATCAGTGAGCGACTACCAGTCAGCGACAACCAGTCAGCAACTACCAGTCAGTGACCACCAGTCAGTAATTACCAGTCAGTGACTACCAGTGAGCGACTACCAGTCAGTATTTACCAGTCAGCGACAACCAGTCAGTGACCACCAGTCAGTTATTACCAGTCAGCATCTACCAGTCAGTTATTACCAGTCAGCATCTACCAGTCAGTGACCACCAGTCAGTTATTACCAGTCAGCATCTACCAGTCAGTGACTACCAGTCAGCAACTATCAGTGAGCGACTACCAGTCAGCGACAACCAGTCAGCAACTACCAGTCAGTGACCACCAGTCAGTAATTACCAGTCAGCATCTACCAGTCAGTGATTACCTGTCAGTGACTATTTTCATGTTGACCCTCTGATGGGCAGGACATGTGTCCATGTTTGGTTCAGCAGGTAGCAGACAGATTCTTTACCCATAATGCCCACAGgcttttattatgttttaataacaaataaatgtgGGCGCTCCATCGTTTGTGTGAATGGACTGGCTACTACTACTGGTGTAGTGAGGGACAGAGCATTTTATTCACCCTTCATGCACTTAAATTGAACATAAATAGAACAGAACAGTATATAGAGGTTTGACTGGAGCCAGATGTTGCTGTAGCTACTTCCTTGAGGTAAATGTCAGTTCTAAAGCAGGGGTGGATAATAATGTGGCAATGGGTCAGCAGGTTCTGCTGCATTATATGAGTGTTTGCATGGTTCGGTTCATGATACATGacttttaaatgacatttttgtgttactgtaatttaatttgtttggGTATTTTTTAGTTGTTCTCTTATTCTACGTTCTACAGAtgtctgtgtgacagtgtgCAGGTGATGCAGCGCGACAGTGAGCTGTTGCTGCCACAGTTTCAGGACGCATCACATCACATGCCTGAGGTTGAAGTGTGTTGAAGTGGCTCTGAATGGTTTTTAAGGGTGTCATTATGCAGCCATTTCAAAGATGCTGGGAGGATAAAAGCCAAAACAAGCAGAAGGTCGTGGAGGTTTACTGGAACAGGATGAAGAAGTGCTGCATTTAAACAAGTCATGTACTGCAGCTGAAGGGCCCAGGaccctgagtactgtatgtCCACAGGCCCCAGGTTCACTAGCTAAATATTAGCTGTTTGATAAATATCACAGCAATGCAAACgcaggaagagcaggaaacCAAACCTTAAACCTAATCAAGTCATATCAGTGCATATGCAGCAACAACCAAGAAAACCAAGTCACAGCAGGAAAATAACAATTCAACTCAACCAAAGACCACTGCAGAAGCATGAGCTTCCCATTGAAAATGATAGACTGAGCAACACTAAGGCTGGATATAACCGATGGAGGAGACTCAGCTACCGACACAGTGACCACACAGCTCACAATCACACCATCGATTCCCTGGGCCCATGTGCCggcgtgtccttgagcaagtgTGTGTCAGGACCTGCATGTAATATGTCAGCCGTTTACTGAACCAGGAACCAAACTCAGCATCGGCTGCAGTCTGACGAGTCACAGTAAATAATGTTTCATTACATCACGCTTGATGTTTTCAAGCCCGAGGCTTCGTTTTGTGGTGcgtctgcaaaaaaaaaaacgccaatGTTCTTTTGGTTTAATGTTCTGTCAAACTGAAATGATGAAGGGAAGTTCGCACGGTTGTGTGTGTAGGAGCCGCTTCTTCAAGCATCTAGTGGACCCTGACAGTTAGAGGCCATTATTCATAAGCTGTGGTCAGATTTGTGGCTCGCCGTACAGCGTCAGAGCAGCCGGTCGATGGCTGCGCTTCCTGTCGGTGATCGGGACAGCGTAGACGCTGCACGGAGGGAAGCTGCCGCCGCTCCATGTCCACGGTAGGTTGCTGTGAAACGGGCCGAGGAACCAGCACTGCCTCAGCGTCGCTTTGAGGaacacagctgcttttgtttttttacactgaTCTTCTTCATTTGAATCAAATGTGATTTTCTACTgggactgtttgtgtttgctgcaacACACGTGTTGCGTGTGAgtttcctgtttgcttcctCTTTCGTCCCCCTTCACGTCTCTTATGTGGCgccttttcatcttttttagGTTCACATCACACAGTCAGTTGAAAGTTGACGCATAAtattttttcattgtgttttttcatgTGAAAAACAAAGGTAATTTCCTACGAATTGTTAGGTTGTGGAATGTGTTTGAACAGAATCCATTACATGCATGTGCTGTGCAGTCACTGGCCACTTTAATAGGTACAGCTGAAGGATTCAGTAACTCGTCGCTTCTACCTTCTACATGTCAGACAAGCCATCAGACGGGCCATCATCGTAGCTGCAGCAGGATATTATTAGACTCATGTATTCTCTCACACTAGAGTGTATCACTGACATGAATATCTGCAGTCATTGTCACCACAAAGCAGGAAATATGGCAATAAAGAGTTTGAGGTTTTTCACATCTAACACGTTGCTTCAGTGTGAGCTAAACTTCACATACAAACAGTATCAACCGAGACCTGCGTCAAGTTACGATTGTCTGGGTGCCAAACAGCATCAAACTTGTTCTTAGTATATTTAATCTGTCTTTCCAGTTCAGGTTGAAGACTCCTTCATACCACTGTCCATCCTCAGAGGAACGTTTTCATTCTACTAAACAGGACCGACCTCATACAGTCAGTGGTGATTCTTATTCTCTGCTCCAAAGAGGCCCGTGACTCTTCACCACCTCGCTTGACGCGGCAGCATCTCCATCCACGACACCTTGGAGTCAACCAGCCCCCATCGTCATGACGACGCGTGGATGCCATGACAGAGCTACGTGGTTTTAAAGGCGAAGGCGTGTGAGGTGAGTGTGGTGTCATGGTGTTCAACATGTCAGAGGACGACCGCATCAACTGCACCATCAACCATGTCATCCACCTGTACCTCTTCTCCTCCGTGTACATCCTCGTGCTGCTGGTGAGTACAACCCTGAtgttcacacacgcacagaaacgaAGTCGGGCTGTGAAACAGACCTGCTTAGGATGAACAGTTACCTAGATTAATTGAAGGCTTCATTATGACCAATGACGTCTGCAGGCTCAGTACAGTTGCAGCCTTATCACCACAGCGACACCCCCCGTCCGTGTCTGCCGGCagcgttagcttagcattagctAAATGTTGGGTGGCTGAGGTAAAGTCAGGTCCTCCCTGCCTCCAGGTGGGAGTTCCCTCCAACCTGTACTCTCTGTACCACGCGGCTCTACAGCTGAAGCAAAGGAACGAGCTGGGAGTTTACCTGCTCAACCTCACCGTGTCCGACCTGCTGTACCTGGCGTCGCTGCCGCTGTGGCTCCAGTACTTCCTGCAGGTGAACGAGGAACTCAAGGAGAACTAAAGAGCTATGATGCTCATACGCCGGTTTCTGCTGATTTGACAGGTCTGACTTGGTGTTCCGTCATCGCGTGGTGTGTCTTGGTTTCAGGGGGACGACTGGCGCCACAAGGAGTGGTTGTGTCAGGTGTGTGGCTTCCTGCTCTATGAGAACATCTACATCACCATCGGCTTCCTGTGCTGCATCAGCCTGGATCGCTACCTGGCCGTGGTTCATCCTTTGAGGTAAAGGGCCACACCCGCTCGGCGCCGCCCTCGTGTCGCCCTGTGATCTGTGACGCGTCCCCCCCACGCAGGTTCACGTCTCTCCGCTCCATGACCGCAGCGTGGGCGGCCAGCGCCGTCATCTGGATGAAGGAGCTCGCCGTGGGCGTGGTCTTCTTCCTGCACAAGGAGCTGAGCAAGGACGAGATGAACCAGTCGGTGTGCTTCGAGCACTACCCCATGCAACGCTGGGAGTACAACATCAACTTCTACCGCTTCTCCGTGGGCTTCGTGTTCCCGCTGGCCATTCTGTCGGTACGAGGCGCCGCCCGCGTGCCTTTTGCTGTGGGAGACTCCTGTAACCGgactgttctcctcctcctcctcctccagatcaGCTACCTGTGCGTCCTTCGCGCCGTGGGCCGCAGCACCGGGACGCAGCCGGACCAGAAGCTGAGGATCAGGCAGTTAGTGAGCAGCACCATCCTCATCTTCCTGGTGTGCTTCTCGCCGTACCACGTCTTCCTGCTGGTGCGCACGCTGCTGGAGCGGGACTGCAAGTTCATCGAAGGTAGGGGGAAAGCGG
Above is a window of Betta splendens chromosome 22, fBetSpl5.4, whole genome shotgun sequence DNA encoding:
- the LOC114848496 gene encoding ovarian cancer G-protein coupled receptor 1 isoform X2; its protein translation is MVFNMSEDDRINCTINHVIHLYLFSSVYILVLLVGVPSNLYSLYHAALQLKQRNELGVYLLNLTVSDLLYLASLPLWLQYFLQGDDWRHKEWLCQVCGFLLYENIYITIGFLCCISLDRYLAVVHPLRFTSLRSMTAAWAASAVIWMKELAVGVVFFLHKELSKDEMNQSVCFEHYPMQRWEYNINFYRFSVGFVFPLAILSISYLCVLRAVGRSTGTQPDQKLRIRQLVSSTILIFLVCFSPYHVFLLVRTLLERDCKFIEAIFNYYHLSLLLTSLNCVADPALYCFVSEGARHGLYRAIVRPVVRLLCCCRRRGNASPTNPATDSHEVATDENNGYPTVTLITHTSNNVKAECGGGGAAAPITRTDGGEAVALAVQNHRPCANGEEKPSGPTGV
- the LOC114848496 gene encoding ovarian cancer G-protein coupled receptor 1 isoform X1 — its product is MTNDVCRLSTVAALSPQRHPPSVSAGSVSLALAKCWVAEVKSGPPCLQVGVPSNLYSLYHAALQLKQRNELGVYLLNLTVSDLLYLASLPLWLQYFLQGDDWRHKEWLCQVCGFLLYENIYITIGFLCCISLDRYLAVVHPLRFTSLRSMTAAWAASAVIWMKELAVGVVFFLHKELSKDEMNQSVCFEHYPMQRWEYNINFYRFSVGFVFPLAILSISYLCVLRAVGRSTGTQPDQKLRIRQLVSSTILIFLVCFSPYHVFLLVRTLLERDCKFIEAIFNYYHLSLLLTSLNCVADPALYCFVSEGARHGLYRAIVRPVVRLLCCCRRRGNASPTNPATDSHEVATDENNGYPTVTLITHTSNNVKAECGGGGAAAPITRTDGGEAVALAVQNHRPCANGEEKPSGPTGV